The Methylomicrobium lacus LW14 genome window below encodes:
- the dapC gene encoding succinyldiaminopimelate transaminase, with protein sequence MTPYLQQLQPYPFEKLAALKQGIAPPAGKAHIALSIGEPAHATPHLIQEALLTHLHGLSNYPTTKGLPELRQTIAGWLTRRFGLKEGLLNPETQILPVSGTREALFSFAQCLIDRTSDPVVVMPNPFYQIYEGAALLAGAEPYFLNTVEANAYLPDFDAVPESVWRRCQLLYICTPGNPSGAVIARESLIKLLELAEKYDFVIASDECYSELYDDENSPPPGLLEAAFAVGNTEFKRCVVFHSLSKRSNAPGLRSGFVAGDAAILQDYFKYRTYHGAALPLPTQHASIAAWKDEKHVVENRRLYREKFAAVIEILKDVSSLHKPSAGFYLWLKTPIDDTRFAQQLFAQENVTVLPGSYLSRDFDGFNPGRNHVRIALVAPLEECIEAALRLKNFLNTLSNPHD encoded by the coding sequence ATGACGCCGTATTTACAACAGCTACAGCCCTACCCGTTTGAAAAGCTCGCGGCGCTGAAACAGGGCATCGCGCCGCCCGCCGGCAAGGCGCATATCGCCTTGTCGATCGGCGAGCCGGCGCACGCGACGCCGCACCTGATCCAGGAAGCGCTGCTGACGCATCTGCATGGCCTGTCGAATTATCCGACCACGAAAGGGTTGCCGGAGCTGCGGCAGACGATCGCCGGCTGGCTGACCCGACGCTTCGGGCTTAAAGAAGGGCTGTTGAATCCCGAAACGCAGATCCTGCCGGTCAGCGGCACGCGGGAAGCCTTGTTTTCATTCGCGCAATGCCTGATCGACCGGACGAGCGATCCTGTCGTGGTGATGCCGAACCCGTTCTATCAGATCTATGAAGGCGCGGCGCTGCTCGCGGGCGCGGAGCCCTATTTCCTGAACACGGTCGAGGCGAACGCCTATCTGCCCGATTTCGACGCGGTTCCCGAAAGCGTCTGGCGGCGCTGCCAGCTGCTTTACATCTGCACGCCCGGCAATCCGAGCGGCGCGGTGATCGCGCGCGAAAGTCTGATCAAATTGCTCGAACTGGCCGAAAAATACGATTTCGTGATCGCCTCGGACGAGTGCTACAGCGAGCTTTACGACGACGAAAACAGCCCGCCGCCCGGCCTGCTCGAAGCCGCCTTCGCGGTCGGCAATACCGAGTTCAAACGCTGCGTGGTGTTCCACAGCCTGTCGAAACGCTCGAATGCGCCGGGCCTGCGCTCCGGCTTCGTCGCGGGAGATGCGGCGATTTTGCAGGACTATTTCAAATACCGGACCTATCACGGCGCGGCGCTGCCGCTGCCGACCCAGCATGCGAGCATCGCGGCCTGGAAGGATGAGAAGCATGTCGTCGAAAACCGCCGCCTGTACCGGGAAAAATTCGCCGCGGTGATCGAGATTCTAAAGGATGTCAGTTCATTGCATAAACCGTCCGCCGGTTTTTATCTCTGGCTCAAGACGCCGATAGACGATACCCGATTCGCGCAGCAATTGTTCGCACAGGAAAATGTGACCGTGCTGCCGGGCAGCTATCTGTCCCGCGATTTCGACGGCTTCAATCCGGGCCGGAATCATGTCCGCATCGCGCTGGTCGCGCCGCTCGAAGAATGCATCGAAGCGGCGCTGCGCCTCAAAAATTTCCTTAACACACTATCAAACCCACATGACTGA